The sequence GTAATCGGTGAGGGCATCACCGATGAAAACACATTGTTCCGGTGTAAGGCTGTATTTTGCCAACAGGTTTCGGATATGCTCCGGTTTTTTGACGGGTGATCCCAGGATTTCCTTGAAGTAATGGCTCATTTTCCTTTGATCAACCAGATATTTGAGCTCGGTTTCCGGGGTGCCTGAGATCACAAAAACCGGCAGTTTTGATGCATATGCATCCAGAAAGGCTTTTGCCCCTTTTATCCAGGGAAGACGGATCATCTCCTGTACCACGAGATCCGAATACCGATCCGCCCATTCCATCACCCCTTTTTCGGTCAGGGGTTTTTTAATAATGTTTTTATGGGTGTGCCGAATTTTTTCAACCCGGCTGATACCGCCGTGCAAGGTATGGTAGTGAACAACCGCTTTTATAATTTCATCGGAAAAATCTTTAAACAGTGTTTCAAAGGCCTTTTTTTTAGTACGGGCTGAGTCCACCAATACCCCGTCAAAATCAAAAAAAAGGGCTTCAATGGATTGTATTGATTCCGTCACGTTTTTCGTCCTTAAATCAAATAATCAGATTTGTGGTAACAGGTTATTACATAATG comes from uncultured Desulfobacter sp. and encodes:
- a CDS encoding HAD-IA family hydrolase, producing MTESIQSIEALFFDFDGVLVDSARTKKKAFETLFKDFSDEIIKAVVHYHTLHGGISRVEKIRHTHKNIIKKPLTEKGVMEWADRYSDLVVQEMIRLPWIKGAKAFLDAYASKLPVFVISGTPETELKYLVDQRKMSHYFKEILGSPVKKPEHIRNLLAKYSLTPEQCVFIGDALTDYNAALDTGLHFIGIQGEVHFPDTVKPLPDCQGLECAINSLFKSR